A DNA window from Gemmobacter fulvus contains the following coding sequences:
- a CDS encoding SMP-30/gluconolactonase/LRE family protein: MMGPFRCIADLRGTLLESPVWDDRRGVIFLCDIPAGRIHEIGLDDGPRRQWSFGSEVTALGLCDSGRLVVAQARAVDLFDPDTGTRSPLWSGFDEPASSRLNDGKVGPDGAFWVGSMDGRAVRQPISRLYRIPASGAAQVMAEGFEISNGLAWSADGRSMFHSDSRGPWIDRYAFDPAEGTLSARQRLHDLDEATGRPDGGATDAEGGYWSAGVSAGVLNRFAPDGALTDRVPLPVPSPTMPCFCGPDLRQIAVTSHRLGADTAQSGGLFLADSPVAGAAVSRMKGL; the protein is encoded by the coding sequence ATGATGGGCCCGTTTCGCTGCATCGCGGATCTGCGCGGCACGCTGCTGGAAAGCCCGGTCTGGGATGACCGGCGCGGCGTGATCTTCCTGTGCGACATTCCGGCAGGGCGCATCCACGAGATCGGCCTGGACGACGGGCCGCGCCGTCAATGGAGCTTCGGGTCCGAAGTGACGGCGCTCGGCCTTTGTGACAGTGGCCGACTGGTGGTGGCGCAGGCCCGCGCGGTGGATCTGTTCGACCCTGATACCGGCACGCGCAGCCCGCTGTGGTCTGGCTTTGACGAACCCGCCAGCTCGCGCCTGAATGATGGCAAGGTTGGCCCCGATGGCGCGTTCTGGGTCGGCAGCATGGATGGCCGGGCGGTGCGCCAGCCGATATCGCGGCTTTATCGCATTCCGGCTTCGGGCGCGGCGCAGGTGATGGCGGAGGGGTTCGAGATTTCCAACGGGCTGGCCTGGTCGGCGGATGGTCGATCCATGTTTCACAGCGATTCCCGTGGCCCGTGGATCGACCGTTACGCCTTTGATCCGGCAGAGGGCACACTGTCGGCGCGGCAGCGTCTGCATGATCTGGACGAGGCAACGGGCCGACCGGATGGCGGTGCCACCGATGCCGAGGGCGGGTATTGGAGTGCGGGTGTCTCGGCCGGGGTGCTGAACCGATTTGCCCCGGATGGCGCGCTGACCGACCGCGTGCCCCTGCCGGTGCCCAGCCCGACGATGCCCTGTTTCTGCGGCCCCGACCTGCGGCAGATCGCCGTCACCTCGCATCGGCTGGGTGCAGATACGGCGCAGTCCGGCGGGCTGTTTCTGGCCGACAGCCCGGTGGCGGGCGCGGCGGTGTCACGGATGAAAGGGCTGTAA
- a CDS encoding NAD-dependent epimerase/dehydratase family protein has protein sequence MGKLLVLTGASGTLGRFLAPALAAQGYRLRLSDIVAFPDPLPEGASFHPADLADAGAVADLLAGCDAVLHFGGISVEKPWAQIVGPNLLGVTHIFEAARTPLPGHRMPRVIFASSNHTIGFYERGTVLSTDDPYRTDGYYGLSKAYGELLGRMMFDKHGVENVHLRIGSALPAPTEARHLATWLSLADLLRLVIAALEAAQTGHAIVWGVSANQGRWWQGDDAARIGYVPQDDAARFAPLPERGDALTRQYQGGSFAAQDNSRAG, from the coding sequence ATGGGCAAATTACTGGTGCTGACCGGGGCTTCGGGCACATTGGGCCGCTTTCTGGCCCCGGCGCTTGCGGCGCAAGGCTATCGCCTGCGCCTGTCCGACATCGTGGCGTTTCCCGATCCGCTGCCCGAGGGGGCCAGCTTTCACCCCGCCGATCTGGCCGATGCCGGCGCGGTGGCCGATCTGCTGGCGGGCTGCGATGCCGTGCTGCATTTTGGCGGCATCAGCGTTGAAAAGCCCTGGGCGCAGATCGTCGGCCCCAATCTGCTGGGCGTGACCCATATCTTCGAGGCGGCCCGCACCCCCCTGCCCGGCCACAGGATGCCACGGGTGATCTTTGCCAGCTCCAACCACACGATCGGGTTTTACGAGCGGGGCACGGTGCTGAGCACCGACGATCCCTACCGGACCGATGGTTATTACGGCCTGTCCAAGGCCTATGGCGAATTGCTGGGCCGGATGATGTTCGACAAACACGGAGTCGAGAATGTGCATCTGCGCATCGGATCGGCCCTGCCCGCCCCGACCGAGGCGCGTCATCTGGCAACCTGGCTGTCGCTGGCCGATCTGCTGCGGCTGGTGATTGCGGCACTCGAGGCGGCGCAGACCGGCCATGCCATCGTCTGGGGTGTGTCGGCCAATCAGGGGCGCTGGTGGCAGGGCGATGATGCCGCCCGCATCGGTTATGTGCCGCAGGATGATGCCGCGCGCTTTGCCCCGCTGCCCGAGCGCGGCGACGCGCTGACCCGGCAGTATCAGGGCGGCAGCTTTGCCGCGCAAGACAACAGCCGCGCGGGCTAG